One part of the Vitis riparia cultivar Riparia Gloire de Montpellier isolate 1030 chromosome 8, EGFV_Vit.rip_1.0, whole genome shotgun sequence genome encodes these proteins:
- the LOC117920301 gene encoding CASP-like protein 5A1, with product MFVSRPVVHPVEAPPLREGGNNAPRVRMKDVQGMAGTPGGLVLRLFQFLSAVVSLCVMVTISDFSSVTAFCYLVVAVSLQSLWSLSLAIMDIYALLVRRSLRNSGIISVFTVGDGITSTLTFSAACASAGITVLIENDMDRCSMNPCTRFETATAMAFISWFAVSPSFFLNFWSLASG from the exons ATGTTTGTGAGTAGGCCTGTGGTGCACCCAGTGGAAGCGCCACCGCTGAGAGAGGGAGGCAACAATGCTCCCAGAGTGAGGATGAAGGACGTTCAAGGCATGGCTGGCACGCCTGGTGGCCTTGTTCTTCGCCTCTTCCAATTCCTTTCCGCCGTCGTTTCCCTCTGCGTTATGGTTACCATCTCTGATTTCTCCTCCGTTACAGCTTTTTG CTATCTTGTGGTGGCTGTGAGCTTGCAAAGTTTGTGGAGCCTGTCACTAGCCATTATGGATATATATGCCCTTTTAGTGAGACGAAGCTTGCGGAATTCTGGAATTATCAGTGTGTTCACTGTTGGTGATGGG ATCACTTCCACGCTTACATTTTCTGCTGCATGTGCATCTGCTGGGATCACCGTCCTCATTGAAAATGATATGGACAGGTGTTCCATGAACCCCTGCACAAGGTTTGAGACTGCTACAGCTATGGCTTTCATCAGCTGGTTTGCTGTTTCACCATCCTTTTTCTTGAACTTTTGGTCACTGGCTTCCGGATAA
- the LOC117920303 gene encoding uncharacterized protein LOC117920303 — protein sequence MGGRSPILVGLVLVMVLGCAIYFRLWTIDYTISSDETEILRRQFDLANREAMDESAEWRLKYDEEVERATKCLNELIKVKESSEKKVEDAASTNQKLAMLQKENMALLERVESLKQELEAEKLKCSLQ from the exons atgggggGAAGAAGCCCTATTCTGGTTGGTTTGGTGTTGGTTATGGTATTGGGTTGCGCCATCTACTTCAGGCTCTGGACCATTGATTATACCATTTCTTCCGATGAAACCGAGATTTTGAG AAGACAGTTTGATCTTGCTAATAGGGAAGCAATGGATGAATCTGCAGAGTGGAGACTGAAATATGACGAGGAAGTAGAGAGGGCTACCAAGTGTCTAAATGAATTGATAAAG GTTAAGGAATCCTCTGAGAAGAAGGTGGAGGATGCTGCTAGCACAAACCAGAAATTGGCAATGCTGCAAAAG GAAAACATGGCCTTGCTAGAGCGGGTGGAATCTTTAAAACAAGAGCTTGAAGCTGAGAAGTTGAAGTGCAGCTTACAATAG
- the LOC117919815 gene encoding uncharacterized protein LOC117919815: protein MATRRSYLTRPSYVYLAGEKSSSNNEEITDDIGLEFDESEVWNSGQVPSPDPFKKPIPSSRASKKPVSKKMGSVTATSLPVNIPDWSKILRDDYRLSQRKESDEDVDDDEEDDDHDSRIPPHEYLARTRVASFSVHEGIGRTLKGRDLSRVRNAIWKKVGFED, encoded by the coding sequence ATGGCAACCAGGAGGAGCTATCTCACAAGGCCCAGTTACGTGTACCTAGCCGGGGAGAAAAGCAGCAGCAACAACGAGGAAATCACTGACGACATCGGCTTGGAATTCGATGAATCCGAAGTTTGGAACTCCGGCCAAGTCCCGTCCCCTGATCCTTTCAAGAAGCCAATTCCCAGTTCACGGGCATCCAAGAAACCGGTATCGAAAAAGATGGGCTCCGTGACTGCAACATCATTGCCTGTCAACATACCGGACTGGTCCAAGATCCTGAGGGATGACTACAGGCTGAGTCAGAGGAAGGAGAGTGACGAAGATGTGGATGATGATGAGGAGGACGATGATCATGACAGTAGGATTCCTCCGCATGAATATTTGGCCAGGACTAGAGTGGCTTCTTTCTCGGTTCATGAAGGAATTGGAAGGACTTTGAAGGGGAGGGACCTGAGTCGGGTGAGGAATGCAATTTGGAAGAAGGTCGGGTTTGAAGACTAA